The DNA window acaaaacttttttttcttctttctctgctTGTGCATGTGCAATGCCATTTGTTTTGCTCCACTGCAGCTTCAGCAGAAATGAAACGAGCCCTTTATGGAAACAGACACAGAGAAAATAGAGAAATAAATAGAGACTGAAGgttaaagatgcatttttaaaaagtcctCCAGTATGTTTCTTGAAGGTTCATCTCCTTCCAGTGTAAGTGTTGCTACAGTGGAAAGGTGCGTGACTGGCTTGTCTAGGTGTCGTCAATGAGAGACAAAGGAATCACATGATAAAGTTTTCAGGGTGCAAAATGGCTCCTGCAGATTACCCTGTCCAGCAGGACCATGCAGGAGAGGCTTAATTATCACCGTGACCTCCTTTATCCCATGATGCCACAGGCACACCATCCCACACCCAAGTCAAGCAGACAGTTTGTCTCTTTATGCAAAGGGCCGTGTGAGAACAGGAGTcaagggttgtgtgtgtgtgtgtacagcggGGATCAGTGCAGGCATTAGTCAGTTAGTTTCGTAGGACGAGAGCAAGGCAGCATCTACAGGCTCCATACAGGAGGGACACGTGAAGGACCTCATCAGCCAGTCATCTATGCAGTCCAGGTGGTAGATGTGCATACAGGGGAGGAACCGGATAGGGTCTCCGTACACAAAGTCCATCATGCAGATCACACACCTGCGCAGAGAGAGAACGTGTTAACACACACCACGATAAGCTTGGAAACAAAGGGCACAGCATTTCCATAGACTGCTGACAGAGTTGGGCATAATGCAGAATTTAAAAGTTGGTCACGCCTGCTGGATGTTGAATCGGAAATTGAATTAGAATGCCAGAAAGAATAATTTACTGAACTGtaattcaaaaataattcaaTCGTCGCACAACAGAATGGTCAGGAACAGACACTCCCGAGATGTCCTCATTAAGGTTTACATGCTTCAGGTTGTTTGGCTTCATTTAAATTTGAGCATTCTGGGAATATATAAAccaacatttaaaagtttggggttgttaacacaggcaaatcttttttttcaatttaacacgttaaaaatattcactcacaactgctgcttcggTCTCTTTTATTCTTAacaaatattgtgtttatttagacgCAGAACATCTTTATGAGGACATTAAATGGGAGACTTTCAGACACGCACTCCAACTTCACCTCAGCGCCAGATACTAGTCAAACGCGTCagtaaaaattcattttcattttctgtcagCCGTGCTCGTAGCGAGTGTGATCATTGttatatatgagtcacatttaagaacgtggctctgaaatgcagtggttttcaaaaccTGAAGGGAGTCAGAAAAGGTAAAGGGTTGTGACTTGTGAGAAAATCTGATGCAccaaaacaacctaataaccagctgctgtgacaGCTGTAAatcaaagaataaaagaaaaaaagaggaaattaataacttttgtagctttaaggattcatctatatttaataaaatatttagtgtttgataactttattcaatttctgtatatttcctacttgctgaagggcacaggtaaatatgacatttattataatgggtttatgtgaagattgttttgagttcacttaaattaaaagttgctATTTTTTagagtctaataaatgttaaaatttatagCTCTCAAtgatactgtaatgttgaatgccTATAGTCAGTGGGTAAATATTAGGAGACATAAATAGCATTGGTGGATgcctttaaacaaatattaaaaacatactgtatgttgtttgtacattaaattgaagattgaatgtgaaattattgcaatataaaagtatatttaaaaacttgtttAGGTGTTAGGtgagattaatcgtgattaatttcagaaaaaatgtgcGATTCattagtaaatttatttttttgattgacagcacttattttaaaatgtaatttattcctgtgatggcaaagctgaattttcaatttcattatttgatgaatagaaagttcaaatgaacagcatttatttaaaactgaaatctttttttgcatttgtaaatgcatttactgtcacttttgaacaatttattgcatcctGGCTGCAATTCGTTGATGATAATTAAATTCCATAAGGCAATGCCTCATAAATGTAGGCCTAATgctgttaaacatttaaataatctcaTAATTTAACATGTTATCATAGCCATAGTAATAGCAGATTTCAGCTTAACCTGATTCCTTTCACTATAAATATGCTGCGCTttcatgtgtatatttatagTGAAAGGAATTTAAGTTTTTGAGctagattggaaaaaaaaaaatggtgctcTTAGAATTAGATTGTGGCTTCAATATCATCACTTCAGTATCATCACTTACTCTCTAATCTTCTTCTCTGTGCCGTCACTGCCTGGATCGTAGACACCTTTGGGAAGATGCTGGATGAGGCCGATCCTTTGAGCGATCCGCACCTGCTCCTCTTCGGTCAGTTGGGTTGCCAGCCGGGCCTGGCTGGGAGTGGGGTGATACACAGGCACATGGATCTGCTCCTGAAAACACACATACTTACAGTATAAGAACATATTACAATAGTGGATATTCATCAATCAGGTTTGAAATCTTTAAATCACTTCTATGCCACGCAATGTAATGCAAAGTCATATATGACCAAGCTAATCCAGAATTGACTACACAATAATGCTTAATACAGTAATGAGTAAGTGTCTTAATATTTGAGGCACGTGCAACTAGGAGGCGATCCATTAGGGGGCGATCTCTCCCTTTTTGCACCATTTTGATGTGAAAAGCCCAAATGGGACCATATTGAGTCCAAAGGGTACTTATGAAGAGAGGGAGGTGAACAATAGCTCACACTAAGACAGGCGCCTGCTCAGCATTCACTAATGAAAGCTGTTTGGGAGACTGTGAGCATGTTTAAGCTCTGTGTGCTATGCATTTTGCTAAAAACTGCAAATAAGGTTATAAAGGCTGTCATTAGAACAAGTAGATGTCACCGTACTGTTCATAGCAAATGAGAatcaaaatagaagcatttatttgtatttcataaaAAGGAAAACTTCTATTATACACCGTAATCTGTATAACAGTTCTTATGAGACTTATTTTAGTGTAGTGACAAAATTCATAAGTTTTCACAcccattatcatttatatatatatatttgaaataaatgtaatataaatgcatatatatttgtgtatatatatatatatatatatataaataaacacacaaaagtataaatatacataaatcataaatatataatacaaataaaatatataaaatagaaatgtatagaatattgtgcatacacacacaaaaatatatacatcaatTTTGGTGATGTGGGCCActcataatcatgttaaataatcgtgattacaatattgaccaaaataatcctgattatgatttttgtcataatcgagcagccctaatatatacacaCGTGCGTGTGTGTATAGTAAgtatacctttttttattattttctaattgtttaaCATCTTACAGTTCTACTCACAATATTACATACCTCTCTTTTCTCATAAATGTACATACGCCTGTGCTATAATCTGTATGAACCTTTACATTATTACAGCATAATACCCAAGAGAGGCATAATACCCATATTACCACTAAACCCAAGAGAGGACATTAATATATCGTTTCATGTGTCAACGATTGTACCCTGGAGCTCAGATCATGTCTCCCTTTCCCTACAATAAATTAGCCTTGTAAATAAGCACTGATTTGTGGATGGTGGTGTTGATGGTTATTGGACTGCAGGTTTCACACTCTGAGAGCTCACAGTCttgggaacaaaaataaaaatcagcactGCTTTGGCTCAGAACAGCCACACGCAGCCAAATCTACAGATATTGCTCCACGGATAATCATACTTGACAGATATTTATTACTTCCTTACATTATAAACCTCTAACCCACATTCATATACACATGCACCAAGATAACGATTAATCAGAAGTAGGACATGTTTCCACACAGGGGAGTAAAGCCCATAGGCAGGAGTGAGGCATGTTCTGTAGAAACCAGGCCGGAGGACTCAGAGGTGCTGCTGGGAAAAGCAACCATGGTGTAGTGCAGTTCTGTTTTCAGATCAGATTGAAGGTGAGCTCTAAGATCAGGTTCAGCGCTCACTTGAGAATAAGGTCACGCAACGGCCATATTGAATACAATCACATGACCGACACATCAGACAGGTTACACTACCTATTTAAATACACACTTATTTGCACACTGGCTAAAGACACAATCAATAGAAAGAACATTTGTGAGGCATGTACACACTCATAATGTAGTGGTCAGCACTCTGTGGTCCAGCaaataaaggtgtgtgtgtgtgtgtgtgtgtgtgtgtgtgtgttcagctggaAGTAAAATCGAAACATGATGATTCTAACAACAGTGGTGTCATGTTCTCTGAAACTCTTGTGTTTCACTTTATGAAAAGCTAATGAAGGCTGAGGCGCTTCCTAGTCAGTCAATGACTTCACAGGCAGCGTTTATGTATGAAGGTACATCTTAAaggaaatgtatattatttttgtggcACTTAGAATCACCAAAAGGAACAAAATTAATCTGCTATTGGCTGAAAAATATATGTTGGGCTGGTTGGgatgttcaaacaaacaaaaagttttgatatgacatttaaatttaatattataaatataaaatatatataatataaaaaagtgaaagtgaaagtgacgtgacattcagccaagtatggtgacccatactcagaattcgtgctctgcatttaacccatccgaagtgcacacacacagagcagtgaacacacacacacactgtgaacacacacccagagcagtgggcagccattttatgctgcggcgcccggggagcagttgggggttcgatgccttgctcaagggcacctaagtcatggtattgaaagtggagagagaactgtacatgcactccccccacctacaattcctgccggcccgagactcgaactcacaacccttcgattgggagtcctactctctaaccattaggccacgacttcccatatAATATGTAGCCCTTTTGGGCTGGTCAGgatgtttaaacaaacaaagcaaaattttcatatgacaataaaatatacattataaaacatataaaatatatgttgaaCAGGGTGAtcaaaaaaagctaaatagacatttagatatgaccatatatatttgaaaatatataatataaaatctaatgtactgtataatggtttataataattttataaaatatgtagcattaaaaacaattacataattaaGGACACAAGATTCAGACTGACTTAACCAGACTGATATAACCaagcaaatatttaaatgctaTAATGCTTTCTCTGTTGAAACACTGTAATAAATCATAGAGactcattgatttaaaaaaaggtcACATCAGTGTTTTGTGAACACTATTTTTGACactaagtattaagtattaaatacTATTTAGCTCACATTTACTAGTTggacttttcccaaactataatggCAGACTAAAATATGAGAAATcgagtgcaacattttgaaatatgataggCAACCTTTCATTGCATCGTAATGTTGTATGACTTATTTGTGTTTTAGCACGCATGCTCCTGTGATTTATTAAAGGCCATACTGATgtgcaaaacatgattttaaaatgcattttacttaaTTCTTCTTAAAACTGCATTTGTAACTTAAGTAACGTAACTGATCGACATaattgtaatcaaattacataaattaaaatgcaattacaattaTTGTAATGCATAACCCTTACCTTGttgatatataattaaacatCACTATAAGCAGTGAGGTATACATCTACTGTATACCATCTTCAAACATTTACCAGAAAAAGGCATCCTAAGACAATGTTACAAGACAAATTCATTTGGACATATCATATTTCAGGCATCAAGAGCACAGAGCTACAGACTGTTAAATTGCTCGTTTGAGAACAACACGAACAGCATCAGACACTCCAACAGACCAACACCACGAATGCAAGAGAGAATGATTTGATTGGTTCAAAGAAACAGACAGTCCGAGACAAAGAGATGAAGgaagcggaaaaaaaaaaaaaaaaaaaaaaacaaaagagagagcTGGTGAGTGGGAAATTCTGTTTGGTCTGGTAGGCTTTGGGTGCAAAACAAAGCATGTCATCCGGTATCCGGCCCTCCCTCATTACTGGAGCAGACAAACCTTCCAGCGGTCCATTTTCTGCTCTCTTTCTCCGACTCTGTTCCTGTAAAGGCTGAAAGCACCACTCCCTCTCTGGACTCACTggactaaacaaaacaaaacaatccaaaCTTTCATCACACTGTATGCTTCTACTGCCTCAAAATCCGAAGAGATAATAAAACTGAACTATAAACCAGTAAAACAACTTATTCCGGAATAACACTGTCATCTACTGACTTCATCTTTATCAGAAATCAAATCAATGTCAAGACTGATTCAGTGCTTTCACAGCAAACATAGAAATGAAGTCATCTGTGCTTCACATTCCTGTAGGTGTACCTCACTCGATTAGCCCAAAATAAGGCTACAGGCTAGCATGACTCAGCCAGACGCTCAACCGCCCTGCAGATTGGACAGAGACTACAGACAGTGTGAGGAGGAGGAGCTTTTATCATCAGCTTCCCAAGCTACTCATATGCTAACAAGACAAAGAGTCTCACTGTATTGAAGCTGTTAAAGAGGCATATATCTTCAAATACATAACTAACAAAGGATATAGTTTTTGCAATCAGTGATATTTACCTGGCATCttaattaaaggggtggttcgGTGGGTTTTTTTCTgggcttgattgtgtttgtgtgttaatgcttcatttttttttttttacattattttttcacataatttacctttattccacaccactCTGAGAAGAGAtaatgccaacccctcagaggacctcagatgatgctaacccagaaataacatacagaactaccacattttgctatgcaatgaaccacccctttaaggtGACAGCATTAAATGTGAACACAATTTACACCAAGTCcgtctaacaaaaaaaaaaaaaaatttttttttttaaatctcttatcagaaaacagtaaaaacattaacaatgtgACATATTATTGAATGAAGCATTTTTCAGTAAAGCTACTTTGAAATCACCTGTagtgtgaaaagtgctataatttattcctatgaactGAGGAATGAATTGAGGTATTTGATGGAAAATCAGTGTCACGTGACTTTAGGACTCTTTGAcaaatagaaggttcaaaagaacagcattttaataaaaaaaggcattatacatgtctttactgtcacgtttgatcaatttaatgtgttgttGCAGattagaagtattaatttctttaaaaaaaaaaatctgatactAAAATGATaagagagcaagaaaaaaaaaaatctaaatatgttaGTCCAACTTCACAAAAACCAGTCTGTTGTGATTTCACTCAAACTAAAGCATAtacatgacattttcaaaaacattttttttttttttttattcaggctgACACTAAACTTTCgaagtatatgtaaatatatcgACAGTGTTACGGgaaaaacatttttctacacTCCTCCGGGGCAATCAACACTCTTTCTTTATCCGTCTCCCACACACTTTGTCCTCCTTTTCTTAGTGAGAGAGGACTGAGGAGGTGGACGCTTATCTGAGCGCAGGAAGGTTAAACAAACAGCTGTTTGAGTGCTACTCAAGTCAGTGGTGCAGAAACGGTCTGTACCAGCTCAGCACAAAATCAGGTCTCCATTACCAAACACTAATacactctcaccacacacacatgtacatgcGTGTATAATGGCTCTTAAGCAGTGTGACACCAAAATTACATCAACACACTGTTTAGAGACACAAGTACTCACGAACAGTTTCAGCACAATTTGGTTACAGGGAGAACATTTGCTTACAACTACTTCTTTATACAATACactgataaatacatttttggtgcATCCTTTAAAAGTACAAATGATATGGCATTTCCTGTGTGTAGAtcaaaagacttcttttaaaatgaatcttaCAGACACTTTAAAAGCTGCAGGCCTGTTTCTTCACACTTTGTAGACATTTATCTCCAATGAATGATTCATTGTGTAAACTGCATGGATTTCCCCTCATAGAAATCAACACCTTTCTTccaatcccttttttttttttttttttttttttataagcaatgAGCGTATCAACCAAAGAAAATCCTCTCCTTCTGGCCCACTTTACTCCAGTCATTCTCAACAAGCTTTGCCATTTTGAAGAATTAGTTAagagtttttaattgtttttgcttcATTGGTGTGAGTAGCCACTTAGGTCTAGTGTTAAGGAGATGAGCTGATAACtgaaaggttgcaggtttgaacCCCTAAGCATTTGATCCATACATTGATCCATCAGACAGACCCCAGTCAAAGAAACTGctgtaattaataaaatcattgtaAGTATGCAATATAAGTAACGCAGTATTTTACAGGGGTATATATCCACAACactgaaaatacataataaataaataaaaatgtttgaccTGTGACCTAGAAAAACTGTACTGAATGAAAATCcatcatatttcaatatttgtgtgaaattataattattattttgattttattactttattaatctATCAATTGTCACACAAGTCTCTAAGTTGCATCATGTCCAACAATTCTGCCTCAATTAAGTTTTAAAGGTATCAatgaagagataaaaaaaaacaaggttaaaTAGTTTcttcataaattataaaacaagcaaatatgAGTTGTTGTGAACAAT is part of the Cyprinus carpio isolate SPL01 chromosome A8, ASM1834038v1, whole genome shotgun sequence genome and encodes:
- the LOC109047960 gene encoding RING finger protein 11; the encoded protein is MGNCLKSPTSDDISLLHESQSDRASFGDANDPDQEPPPPYQEQIHVPVYHPTPSQARLATQLTEEEQVRIAQRIGLIQHLPKGVYDPGSDGTEKKIRECVICMMDFVYGDPIRFLPCMHIYHLDCIDDWLMRSFTCPSCMEPVDAALLSSYETN